A single genomic interval of Wolbachia endosymbiont of Diaphorina citri harbors:
- a CDS encoding ankyrin repeat domain-containing protein has product MKFWVTFNLTYFSGEFIVSRKEALKILGFELSDAPSEQEIKSAYRKLALKYHPDKHSEAAKKQNEEKFKKLVTAYEFLTKENIEGVTNLTDGNLNGIDSPEDLRFYLSRALYNRDIKFLEKLFSKFKSSKDGRFGDYINEELVFIYFPLSIALMQAKDSRNYSILRLLLENGADPNIKLLHNEASLHYYMVLDDSRIVELLLQYGADPNMLDKNGKNPLFEAFLCDDDHTMEILLKYGANPNMLDKNGRRPLYQAINFDNDKREKYVELLLKYGADPNQKVNGSRVIEYAPYFINNGIMNWIKTLTLPYGNNDKVKRLMAEYGGVDRRYLRDQTILTCCCLIVASATFFSIASPLRYVPTAIFALAACFFIKNAVHAAFFAKEPSTEFTEARACPEISKRGYNI; this is encoded by the coding sequence TTGAAATTTTGGGTTACGTTTAATTTAACATATTTCAGTGGGGAATTTATTGTAAGTAGAAAGGAAGCTTTAAAAATATTAGGTTTTGAATTAAGCGATGCGCCCAGTGAACAAGAAATTAAATCAGCGTATAGAAAATTAGCTTTGAAATATCATCCTGATAAACATTCAGAAGCTGCAAAGAAACAAAATGAGGAGAAATTTAAAAAGCTAGTTACTGCATATGAATTTCTCACTAAGGAAAATATAGAAGGGGTGACAAATCTAACTGACGGAAATTTAAATGGAATTGATTCGCCTGAAGATTTGAGGTTTTACTTAAGTAGGGCTCTCTACAATCGGGATATAAAGTTTCTTGAAAAGCTTTTTTCCAAATTCAAAAGCAGTAAAGATGGAAGATTTGGTGATTACATCAATGAAGAACTTGTTTTTATTTACTTTCCATTATCTATTGCTTTAATGCAAGCTAAAGATTCAAGAAATTATAGTATTTTGAGACTTCTTTTAGAAAATGGTGCTGATCCTAATATAAAGCTATTACATAATGAAGCTTCGTTACACTATTATATGGTTCTCGATGACAGCAGAATTGTAGAGTTATTGTTACAATATGGTGCTGATCCTAATATGTTAGATAAAAATGGTAAAAATCCGTTGTTTGAAGCGTTTTTGTGTGATGATGATCATACTATGGAAATACTTTTGAAATATGGTGCTAATCCTAATATGTTAGATAAAAATGGTCGACGTCCATTATATCAAGCAATCAATTTTGACAACGATAAACGCGAAAAATATGTAGAGTTGCTTCTAAAGTATGGTGCAGATCCTAATCAGAAGGTTAATGGCTCCAGAGTTATAGAGTATGCTCCATATTTCATTAATAATGGTATAATGAATTGGATTAAAACGCTTACTTTGCCATACGGTAACAATGATAAAGTTAAAAGGTTGATGGCTGAGTACGGTGGAGTTGATAGACGTTATCTACGTGATCAAACGATACTGACTTGTTGTTGCTTAATCGTTGCTTCTGCTACTTTTTTTAGTATAGCTTCTCCTTTGCGCTATGTACCGACAGCAATATTTGCACTTGCTGCATGTTTTTTTATTAAAAATGCTGTACATGCTGCATTTTTTGCAAAAGAACCTTCTACTGAGTTTACCGAAGCTAGAGCTTGTCCAGAGATTAGTAAAAGAGGCTATAATATCTAA
- a CDS encoding IS481 family transposase, which translates to MSTIQTKILKPKLGLLELAKQLGNVSQACKVMGYSRDTFYRFKELYENGGEEALHEISKKKPLMANRVSEDMERAVVNIATEFPAYGQQRAANELRKRGIIISEGGVRSVWLRNDLETFKKRLRALEAKVMQDGIILTEEQLAALEKVKEQREAHGEIETEHPGYLGSQDTYYVGNIKGIGRIYQQTFIDTYSRVAFAKLYTDKTAITAADLLNDRVIPFFDVQSVPLLRILTDRGTEYCGKPENHAYQLYLGIENIDHSRTKANSPQTNGICERFHKTMQDECYNIIFRKKIYNSLEDLQIDVDHWLRSYNETRPHSGKYCYGKTPTQTFLNSKHIAFQKNISSMKQETDISFNYLNSSVS; encoded by the coding sequence ATGAGTACGATACAAACAAAAATACTAAAGCCGAAACTAGGATTGCTAGAGCTAGCAAAACAGCTTGGAAATGTGTCTCAAGCATGCAAGGTTATGGGATATTCAAGGGATACATTTTATAGATTCAAAGAACTATATGAAAATGGAGGAGAAGAAGCGCTGCATGAGATAAGCAAGAAAAAACCACTTATGGCAAACAGAGTCTCTGAAGACATGGAAAGAGCTGTAGTTAATATTGCAACAGAATTTCCTGCATATGGACAACAAAGAGCTGCAAATGAACTGAGAAAAAGGGGCATAATAATCTCTGAAGGTGGAGTGAGATCTGTATGGCTGAGAAATGACCTTGAGACCTTCAAAAAAAGACTGAGGGCTCTTGAGGCAAAAGTTATGCAAGATGGAATAATTCTAACAGAGGAGCAACTTGCGGCTTTAGAAAAAGTTAAAGAACAAAGGGAAGCACATGGTGAAATTGAAACAGAGCATCCAGGTTATTTAGGTTCTCAAGATACTTATTATGTAGGCAACATCAAGGGTATAGGAAGAATCTATCAGCAAACTTTTATTGATACTTATTCGAGAGTGGCTTTTGCTAAGCTTTATACAGATAAAACTGCTATTACCGCTGCTGACTTGCTGAATGATAGAGTAATACCATTTTTTGATGTACAAAGCGTGCCATTATTGCGCATTTTGACCGATAGAGGTACAGAATATTGTGGCAAACCAGAGAATCACGCTTATCAGTTATACTTAGGAATCGAAAATATTGATCACTCAAGAACTAAAGCCAATTCTCCGCAAACTAATGGCATATGCGAGAGATTCCATAAGACTATGCAAGATGAGTGTTACAATATTATTTTTCGCAAGAAAATCTACAATTCTTTGGAAGATCTGCAGATAGATGTTGATCATTGGTTGCGTTCTTATAATGAGACAAGGCCTCATTCAGGCAAATATTGCTATGGCAAAACGCCTACTCAGACTTTTCTTAATAGCAAACACATTGCTTTTCAGAAAAATATTAGTAGCATGAAACAAGAGACTGATATTAGTTTTAACTACCTCAATTCTTCTGTCAGTTAA
- a CDS encoding TraR/DksA family transcriptional regulator: MEKLTKIKLPEDYAPSENEEYMNVKQLEYFSLKLQSILSELEKQDLEDSSIYSDSENGELIKRRKDRKEKIKEALEKIKLGIYGYCDGTGEEIGVERLKANPLAMYCIEEQERIEKEKNVYNIND; this comes from the coding sequence ATGGAAAAATTAACAAAAATAAAATTACCGGAAGATTACGCTCCTTCAGAAAATGAAGAATATATGAACGTAAAACAACTGGAATACTTTAGCTTAAAGTTACAATCAATACTCTCTGAACTGGAGAAACAAGATCTAGAAGATAGTAGTATTTATTCTGATAGTGAAAATGGAGAATTAATTAAGCGCCGAAAAGATAGAAAAGAAAAAATTAAGGAGGCGTTAGAAAAAATAAAATTAGGCATTTATGGTTACTGCGATGGAACGGGAGAAGAAATAGGAGTCGAAAGACTTAAAGCTAATCCGCTTGCTATGTATTGTATTGAAGAACAAGAGAGAATAGAAAAAGAAAAGAACGTGTATAACATTAATGATTAG
- a CDS encoding heme exporter protein CcmB — protein sequence MISSVKKLVINDNNLTYIVCIFIIMLILSSYTLENNSKQEVILTLTWICATFVLQISTNNLFTSDYHDGILEQIFVQPLSSRLIVAYKIFAHWLLFGLPISVISFMFSFAILGNSIEHSIAVGVSLLFNTLIIINISATGNALMIGRNNLASGVSQILVLPMIMPTFIYFKLLTQFENLSLNIYTLLITILIFVILIVNSTITTHIALKFAVEQD from the coding sequence ATGATTAGTTCGGTAAAAAAATTAGTAATAAATGATAATAATCTTACTTATATAGTATGTATTTTTATTATAATGTTAATTTTATCTTCATATACACTTGAAAACAACAGTAAACAAGAAGTCATATTAACATTAACATGGATATGTGCTACATTTGTTTTGCAGATCTCTACAAATAATTTATTTACATCTGATTATCATGATGGAATATTAGAGCAAATCTTTGTACAGCCACTCTCTTCTAGGCTGATAGTTGCTTATAAAATCTTCGCTCACTGGTTGTTATTTGGATTACCGATTTCAGTGATTTCTTTCATGTTCAGCTTTGCAATTCTAGGCAATAGTATTGAACATTCAATAGCAGTTGGAGTGTCTTTATTATTTAATACGCTGATAATCATTAATATTTCAGCTACTGGAAATGCATTGATGATTGGTCGAAATAACTTAGCATCAGGAGTATCGCAAATTCTTGTTTTGCCAATGATAATGCCAACTTTTATATATTTCAAATTGCTAACTCAATTTGAAAATTTATCCTTGAATATTTATACACTACTAATCACCATCTTAATTTTTGTCATTTTAATTGTTAACAGCACTATAACTACTCACATAGCATTAAAATTTGCTGTGGAGCAGGATTGA
- a CDS encoding class II aldolase/adducin family protein: MLLINSELKRGLVNAYQILSYLKLDDHTYTHLSVRSEDKKSFYVYPFGIRFDEVDESSLMKVSFDGNIIEGKEYQYNKTGYVIHGSIYQARKDIQAIFHLHTPSIVAVSSLKDGLLPISQWALHFYNKVSYHDYNSLALDDTEEKRLIADLKENFVMLMRNHGSITCGQTIQEAMFYTYHLEQACKTQCLTLAMNRELSIPSEEICSKAAKDLLSFESNLGERDWHAWVRLIKGKL, translated from the coding sequence ATGTTGTTAATAAATAGTGAGTTGAAAAGAGGCCTAGTTAACGCCTATCAGATTTTATCTTATCTTAAATTAGATGATCATACGTATACTCATCTCTCTGTACGTTCTGAAGATAAAAAGTCATTTTATGTTTATCCGTTTGGTATACGTTTTGATGAAGTAGATGAAAGTTCATTGATGAAAGTATCGTTTGATGGGAATATAATTGAAGGCAAAGAATATCAATATAATAAAACTGGCTATGTAATCCATGGCTCCATTTATCAAGCAAGGAAAGATATTCAAGCAATTTTTCATCTACATACACCTTCTATTGTAGCAGTTTCTTCTCTCAAGGATGGATTACTTCCAATAAGTCAGTGGGCGCTGCACTTTTATAATAAGGTATCTTACCATGATTATAATTCCCTGGCACTTGATGATACGGAAGAAAAAAGATTAATAGCTGATTTGAAAGAAAATTTTGTGATGTTAATGCGCAATCATGGATCTATAACATGTGGTCAGACTATACAAGAAGCAATGTTTTATACGTATCACTTAGAACAAGCTTGTAAAACTCAATGCTTGACGCTAGCAATGAATAGGGAGTTGTCAATTCCAAGTGAAGAAATTTGCTCAAAAGCTGCAAAGGATCTTCTGTCTTTCGAAAGCAATCTTGGTGAGAGAGATTGGCACGCATGGGTTAGGTTGATTAAAGGTAAGTTATAA
- a CDS encoding AAA family ATPase, which produces MVSIDIKKQLTKFFIYITGLPGSGKLSTAIVLSSMINALIVSGFEYNQTSKEIQNRIYNIVQVMLQAVEAYPIDSKNYIFLDDLMKNNNDNITIYNSIVELSKKMSTKILPIVLRCNSLILQERTILKKQRKNRKVTNINSIKFRAEDLFVPPNAIEIENSNMSIKEVAEEIVSQMYKFGQIDSVYEIGNNFIY; this is translated from the coding sequence ATGGTAAGCATTGACATAAAAAAACAGCTAACAAAATTTTTCATATATATCACTGGTCTTCCAGGAAGTGGTAAACTTTCTACAGCAATAGTATTATCTAGTATGATAAATGCACTAATTGTAAGTGGATTTGAATATAATCAAACTTCCAAAGAAATTCAAAATAGAATATATAACATTGTGCAGGTTATGCTTCAGGCAGTAGAAGCCTATCCAATTGATTCAAAAAATTATATATTTCTTGATGACTTAATGAAAAATAATAATGACAACATAACAATATATAACTCAATAGTAGAACTTAGTAAAAAAATGAGCACAAAAATCCTTCCCATAGTACTTAGGTGCAATTCATTGATATTACAAGAGCGTACTATATTAAAAAAGCAAAGAAAAAATAGGAAGGTTACCAATATAAATAGTATTAAATTTAGAGCGGAAGATTTATTTGTGCCACCAAATGCTATAGAGATAGAAAATTCAAATATGAGTATAAAAGAAGTAGCAGAGGAAATAGTAAGTCAGATGTACAAATTTGGCCAAATTGATAGTGTTTACGAAATAGGCAACAATTTCATATACTGA
- the tsaB gene encoding tRNA (adenosine(37)-N6)-threonylcarbamoyltransferase complex dimerization subunit type 1 TsaB, with amino-acid sequence MSILAIDTVGAGSSIAIIDHDGNCFVEHNSASNSHAESFFQILNTLFDKHSYNYDKIDHLAVVVGPGSFTGIRVGVSAAQGINLATNKPLYGVSALEAQAYAISLLCANSKKNIKAIIEDDQKFYTQLFDFNLLPLLNPAVVSELQPETDCITYMDCSLPKLDASHAGLLVRYRLENKQKLNGVEALYLNEPQYMKLLPIS; translated from the coding sequence ATGTCTATTTTAGCAATTGATACTGTAGGTGCTGGTAGTTCAATAGCAATAATTGATCACGATGGTAATTGTTTTGTGGAACATAATTCCGCTAGCAATAGTCATGCAGAATCATTTTTTCAAATACTGAATACTTTGTTTGATAAGCATAGTTATAACTACGATAAAATAGACCACTTAGCAGTGGTAGTTGGACCGGGAAGTTTCACTGGGATTAGAGTTGGTGTATCAGCTGCACAAGGTATAAATCTTGCTACAAATAAGCCGTTATATGGGGTTAGTGCGCTGGAAGCTCAAGCATATGCAATATCGCTACTTTGTGCAAATAGCAAAAAAAATATTAAAGCTATAATCGAAGATGATCAAAAGTTTTATACGCAGTTATTTGATTTCAATTTATTACCGCTATTAAATCCTGCTGTAGTAAGTGAACTCCAGCCTGAAACGGACTGCATTACATATATGGATTGCAGTTTACCAAAGTTGGATGCTAGCCATGCAGGGCTATTAGTCCGTTATAGACTAGAAAATAAACAAAAATTAAATGGTGTTGAGGCTCTATATTTAAATGAGCCTCAGTATATGAAATTGTTGCCTATTTCGTAA
- a CDS encoding cation:dicarboxylate symporter family transporter gives MLQLLTLLAVITSVIFFGHLVPMEVKAFLYSVSLSIKEVLLFIMPFIVFALIFSSVNNLKQSAIKFILLLIITIFLSNLASSLIAYSAWHFIIQNTYSIHDITYEETILPLWSFRIPVLLSNFHALACGFVFSIVVSTLLPKKSKELSNKILDLTLFILKTFFTPIIPMFVLGLALKMEHDQVLPIIFKDYSIIFIIISSATYLYVFFLYGAANSFKITSWIASISNMIPAFITAMSTMSSNIAMPLTLEGSEKNVKQPDIASSVVPITASFHLVGDCFFIIILSMIIASGYSLCTTDYVTFLLYFLLFKFAIVAVPAGGIMVMLPILEKYLKFSPEMLSLITTLYIVFDPIITSANVMGNGAFAIIFSKLYGKLK, from the coding sequence ATGTTACAATTACTAACCTTACTTGCTGTTATCACTTCAGTTATATTTTTTGGTCATCTAGTTCCAATGGAAGTGAAAGCCTTCTTGTACTCAGTAAGCCTTAGCATCAAAGAGGTTTTGCTATTTATCATGCCTTTCATTGTTTTTGCATTAATCTTTAGTAGTGTTAACAATCTTAAGCAGTCGGCTATAAAGTTTATATTGTTACTTATTATAACGATTTTCTTGTCGAATTTAGCTTCAAGTTTAATAGCTTATTCTGCTTGGCATTTTATCATACAAAACACTTATTCAATACACGATATAACGTATGAAGAAACAATTCTTCCTTTATGGTCGTTTAGGATACCTGTATTGCTTTCTAACTTTCATGCTCTTGCTTGTGGATTTGTGTTCAGCATAGTAGTGTCAACACTGTTACCAAAAAAAAGCAAAGAGCTTTCGAACAAAATATTAGATTTAACTCTCTTTATTTTGAAGACGTTTTTTACTCCAATTATTCCAATGTTTGTACTTGGGCTTGCTTTAAAAATGGAACATGATCAGGTTTTACCCATAATATTTAAGGATTACTCAATAATTTTTATTATTATATCATCTGCAACCTACCTTTATGTTTTTTTCTTATATGGAGCAGCAAATTCATTCAAGATCACAAGCTGGATAGCTAGTATAAGCAATATGATACCTGCATTTATTACTGCAATGAGCACAATGTCTAGTAATATAGCTATGCCGCTTACTCTTGAAGGAAGCGAAAAAAATGTAAAGCAACCTGATATAGCTTCGTCTGTTGTGCCAATAACTGCTAGCTTTCATTTAGTAGGCGATTGTTTTTTTATTATAATATTATCAATGATAATTGCTTCTGGTTATTCATTGTGTACAACAGACTATGTAACTTTTCTTCTCTATTTTTTGTTATTTAAATTTGCTATTGTTGCAGTTCCAGCTGGAGGAATTATGGTAATGCTACCTATTCTTGAGAAATATCTTAAATTCTCTCCAGAGATGCTTTCATTAATCACAACATTGTATATAGTGTTTGATCCAATAATAACTTCAGCAAATGTTATGGGTAATGGCGCCTTTGCTATAATATTTTCAAAACTTTATGGTAAGCTTAAGTAA
- the ubiG gene encoding bifunctional 2-polyprenyl-6-hydroxyphenol methylase/3-demethylubiquinol 3-O-methyltransferase UbiG — MSAIISIASDHAGYELKSEIKPYLETLGYTVIDRGCTVEQKSVDYPDYAAEVVEDITNKKANYGILICGTGLGMSTVANRFEGIYAALCNSVEIAKLAREHGNANILCLGAGFTASELAKDVVKQFLETEFSKESRHKERLDKLSNISKKKTTKTYNEDEISKFAKIAGEWWNENGKFKPLHMMNPVRVSYIIEKIKELKKCDLKELSLLDVGCGGGILSESMARVGISVEGIDICEENIKVAQSHAKKVGLNIEYTHTSIEELSNDKKYDVVLLMEVVEHVDNLEFFMKKAIALLKPEGLIFISTINRTIKSFCLAIIGAEYILNWLPKGTHNWNKFLKPSEIANHLRENNVTLQNMAGMEYNVIKREWNLTKGVDVNYILCGNVVI; from the coding sequence ATGTCAGCAATAATATCAATTGCTTCAGACCATGCAGGTTATGAATTAAAATCAGAAATAAAGCCTTACCTAGAAACTTTAGGTTATACAGTGATAGACCGTGGCTGCACTGTTGAGCAAAAGAGTGTAGACTACCCTGACTATGCTGCTGAAGTTGTAGAAGATATAACAAATAAAAAAGCAAATTACGGGATATTAATTTGCGGTACGGGCCTTGGTATGAGTACTGTAGCAAATCGTTTTGAAGGAATCTACGCTGCTTTATGTAATAGTGTTGAGATTGCAAAATTAGCTCGCGAGCATGGTAACGCAAATATACTGTGTCTCGGTGCAGGATTTACTGCAAGTGAATTAGCAAAAGATGTAGTAAAACAATTCCTCGAAACAGAATTTTCAAAAGAAAGTAGACATAAAGAACGCCTTGATAAACTTAGCAATATTAGCAAGAAAAAAACCACAAAAACTTATAACGAAGATGAAATATCAAAATTCGCTAAAATAGCAGGTGAATGGTGGAATGAAAATGGCAAATTCAAGCCATTACACATGATGAACCCTGTAAGAGTATCATACATTATTGAGAAAATAAAAGAGTTAAAAAAATGCGATTTAAAAGAACTATCATTACTTGATGTTGGGTGTGGTGGAGGCATTTTGTCAGAGTCAATGGCACGTGTTGGTATTAGCGTTGAGGGAATAGATATATGTGAGGAAAACATAAAAGTTGCACAGTCGCACGCGAAGAAAGTAGGGTTGAATATAGAATACACACACACTAGCATTGAAGAGCTAAGCAATGACAAGAAGTACGACGTGGTTTTGTTGATGGAAGTAGTTGAACATGTGGATAATTTAGAGTTTTTCATGAAAAAAGCAATAGCACTATTGAAGCCAGAAGGGCTAATTTTTATATCGACAATAAATAGAACTATTAAATCTTTCTGTCTTGCAATAATTGGTGCAGAATACATATTAAATTGGCTGCCAAAAGGCACACATAATTGGAATAAATTTCTCAAGCCATCAGAAATTGCAAATCACCTAAGAGAGAACAATGTAACACTGCAAAACATGGCTGGTATGGAATATAATGTAATAAAGCGTGAATGGAACTTAACCAAAGGTGTGGATGTTAATTATATACTTTGTGGAAACGTTGTAATTTGA